Proteins from a genomic interval of Desulfuromonas thiophila:
- the trxB gene encoding thioredoxin-disulfide reductase, protein MTAIEHHRLIILGSGPAGYTAALYGARANLNPLLIAGLQPGGQLTTTTEVDNWPGDTDGVQGPELMERMRRHVERFEARIVDDQIVKADLSQRPFVLTGDSASYSCDALIIATGASARYLGLPSEEAFKGRGVSACATCDGFFYRNKPVAVIGGGNTAVEEALYLANIASHVTVVHRRDQFRSEKILADKLKARAAEGKVTIEWFHVLDEVLGDNSGVTGMRIKDVRSGATKDIALDGVFVAIGHAPNSAIFDGQLAMDNGYIKTRGGNDGFATQTSVPGVFAAGDVQDHIYRQAITSAGTGCMAALDAERYLDGLQG, encoded by the coding sequence CGGCTACACCGCCGCTCTTTACGGCGCCCGCGCCAATCTCAATCCGCTGCTGATCGCCGGCCTGCAACCCGGCGGCCAGTTGACCACCACCACCGAGGTCGACAACTGGCCTGGCGATACCGACGGTGTACAGGGCCCGGAACTGATGGAACGCATGCGCCGTCATGTCGAGCGGTTCGAGGCGCGCATCGTTGACGATCAGATCGTCAAAGCCGATCTGAGTCAGCGCCCCTTCGTGCTGACCGGCGACAGCGCCAGCTACAGCTGCGACGCGCTGATCATCGCCACCGGCGCCTCGGCCCGCTATCTCGGCCTGCCGTCGGAGGAGGCCTTCAAAGGCCGCGGCGTGTCGGCCTGCGCCACCTGCGATGGCTTTTTCTATCGCAACAAGCCGGTAGCCGTTATCGGTGGCGGCAACACCGCCGTGGAAGAAGCCCTTTATCTGGCCAATATCGCCTCCCATGTCACCGTTGTCCATCGGCGCGACCAGTTCCGCAGCGAGAAAATTCTGGCCGACAAGCTCAAGGCCAGGGCGGCGGAAGGCAAGGTCACCATCGAATGGTTCCACGTGCTTGATGAGGTGCTGGGCGACAACAGCGGGGTCACCGGCATGCGCATCAAGGATGTGCGCAGCGGCGCCACCAAGGACATCGCCCTTGATGGGGTTTTCGTTGCCATCGGCCACGCCCCCAACAGCGCCATCTTCGACGGCCAGCTCGCCATGGATAACGGTTACATCAAAACCCGCGGCGGCAATGATGGTTTTGCCACCCAGACCAGTGTGCCCGGCGTTTTCGCCGCCGGTGACGTGCAGGATCATATCTACCGCCAGGCCATCACCTCGGCCGGTACCGGCTGCATGGCGGCACTGGACGCCGAACGCTATCTCGACGGTCTGCAGGGCTAG